The Chthoniobacterales bacterium genomic interval CGTGCTCTTCGAGAAGGGCATACCTCTGGGCACGGCACTGGCCTTCATGATGGCTGTCTCGGCTTTGAGTCTTCCGGAAGCCATCATGCTTCGCCGTGTGATGCGCCTGCCGTTGATTGCCATCTTCTTCGGCGTAACGACGGCAGCGATTATTTTGCTGGGCTACATGCTGAATGCCCTCTCGGGCATTCTTTGAGATCCTCTCGCCGTGTGTCGGCGACGGGATCAATCCGACGACAAGGCGGATTTGCTGAGCGGTTGCGGCCTGCCTTTTACTGCAAGAACGCGTTGACCGTCGCGGCGAACCGCTCGTGCGACTGGAAGAGGAAGGAATGGCCGCCTTCGAAGAATGCGAGCCAAGCGAAGGGAATCTGGTTGGCGATCATGAGTGAGTTTTTCGGCGGATCGACCACGTCGGAGCGTCCGTCGGTGACCAGCACGGGAATCTTCACGTTCTTCAGATCCTCGAAGTTGCTGTTGTTTTCTTTCCACAGCGTGGTGCGGGCGCGGTCGAGACGCGCAACGGTTTCTTTCGATGTGGTGAAGTCATCGGGAGCCTCTCCCGCTTTGACCGCCGCTTTGATGCGTCCCATCACTTCCTTCTGCGCCTGACGTCCGGCTTCGTTGTCCGGGAAGGTGAGGGCGATCTTCTCGCTGTCGGGAACATCCGGGTTGTTCAGTTCGGCTTCGACATCCTTGGCCGCCGGGTCCTGGTAGCGGCCGCCCGGATTCGGTCCGGCCAACACGCATTTGTCGACCAAGTCGGGATGGCGGATGATCAACTGCTGGCCGATGCGCGCCCCCATGGAGTAGGCGAGCACATTGGCCTTTTTGAATCCGAGGGCCTTGATCAACCCGGCGGTGTCGTCGGCCATTTGCGCCATGGTTGTTTCATTTTCTTTCGTGTCGGTGGAAAGTCCCACTCCGCGGTTGTCGAAAAGGATGAGTTGGTTGTGCTTGGCCAATTCTTCGATGAGCGCGGGGTCCCAGAGACTCATTGTGGCGAGGAAGCCGTTGATCATGACGAGCGGTTCGCCTTCGCCGCGGATGTAATAGGCCATCTTGATGTCGCCAACTTGCGCGTATTTCACTTCGGGTTTGAATTCGGCTTGCACCGGCGAGCGCAGCCCGGCGCAGAGAAGAACCACGGTGAGGAGAAGCAAGGTGCTTTTCATGTGGGCGGCAGCTTGGTTGGGAATAATCGATGGATCAAACACTGCTCACTACTGAAAGAACGCGTTGACCGTGTCGGCGAAGTGTTTGGCGGCCGTGTGTGGCGTCAATGTCCCGGGGCGAGGGAGAGCTTGAGATCTCCCCGCGCCACCATGTGCAGGACGCTGGCGGCGAGAGTCTGATAGGGAAGACCTGCTTCCTCGGCTCGCGCGCGCAAGCCGGCGATCGTCTCGTGCGTGGTGCGGATGTTGATCCGCGCCGGACGCGCCGGTTTGCGGGAGATGGTCATCTTCGCGGCGGAGGATGCCGAAGGCAGGCCCAAGGCGCGCTGCTGTGCGCGGGTAAGGGCTTTGCCTTGGTCAAAAGCCCAGCCTTCGCCAGTCGGTTCCTCAACGTAATTAGGTTTCTTTCTTTTGGTCTTCATAGGCTTTCTTCTGCTTGCGCCAATATCCGGCGCCGATCACGCGGATAGCATCGCCCCGCAAAGTGAAGCGGACGGTCAGCACGCCAATGCCATCGTGGCCGACGGCATAGAACCTCGGTTCATCGGAGCTGTGCGTTTCGTTAGGGACGATCATGCGCTGCGGATCTTCGAAAACTTTTTGCACAGTCGAAAAATCGACCCCGTGCTTGGCGAGGTTGATTGCTTCCTTGTCCGGATCGAATTCCAACCGCACGTCCACAGTGTGTGCCTTTTGGCATCATCTGTCAAGCCGGATTGGTCTGTCTGCGTCTATTTGAACGCTTCGCTCAACTCTTCGAGTTGTCTGTTTGGTCGCTGCGGCGACCTATCTCCACTTCGTTGCGGTTCGCTTTGCTCGGCTGCGTTAATTTGCCCTCGGCTGCACCTCGCGCTGTCTCCGTCCGCCGCGACGGACTCCGGCTGTGCCTTGCCTTATTACTGCAGGAACGCGTTGACCGTGTCGGCGAAGTGTTTGGGTTCGGTGTAGAGGAAGGAATGGCCGCCCCAGAAATAGGCGAGCCAGGCGAAGGGAATCTGGTTGGCGATGATGAGCGAGTTTTTCGGCGGATCGACCACATCGGAGCGTCCGTCGGTGACCAACACGGGGACTTTGATGTTTTTCAGGTTTTCGAAATTGCTGTTGTCCGCCCTCCACAGCGTGGTGCGCGCGCGGTCCTGGCGCTCGATGGTTTGCTTGGGGACATCGAAGTCGTCGGGCATGATGCCCGCTTTGACCGCGGCTTTGATGCGGTTCATCGTGGCCTGTAGTGCCGCTTTGCCTTTGG includes:
- a CDS encoding alpha/beta hydrolase → MKSTLLLLTVVLLCAGLRSPVQAEFKPEVKYAQVGDIKMAYYIRGEGEPLVMINGFLATMSLWDPALIEELAKHNQLILFDNRGVGLSTDTKENETTMAQMADDTAGLIKALGFKKANVLAYSMGARIGQQLIIRHPDLVDKCVLAGPNPGGRYQDPAAKDVEAELNNPDVPDSEKIALTFPDNEAGRQAQKEVMGRIKAAVKAGEAPDDFTTSKETVARLDRARTTLWKENNSNFEDLKNVKIPVLVTDGRSDVVDPPKNSLMIANQIPFAWLAFFEGGHSFLFQSHERFAATVNAFLQ
- a CDS encoding BrnT family toxin, which produces MRLEFDPDKEAINLAKHGVDFSTVQKVFEDPQRMIVPNETHSSDEPRFYAVGHDGIGVLTVRFTLRGDAIRVIGAGYWRKQKKAYEDQKKET